The following are from one region of the Streptomyces tuirus genome:
- a CDS encoding alkaline phosphatase D family protein → MALTGRQRPPSEHAFSPHDAVLRSAAPHVARRRFLTVTAAAAMLAFSTNRPARGATATRELPAARITDDPFTLGVASGDPLPDSVLLWTRLAPQPFAEDGGLGQERVEVSWEVALDEWFVIVEQEGTATAHPEYAHSVHVDVKGLRSDSEYYYRFRVGTWISPVGRTRTAPAPGSDTDSLRLAAVACQAYQDGYYTAHRHLAQEDVDVVFFLGDYLYEYAVDSAGGARRYTDRKLPDVFNREATTLADYRLRYSLYKSDADLQAAHAQHPFVVTWDDHETENNYAGAYDEKGSAPEDFLVRRAAAYRAYWENQPLRAEQLPNGPDARLYRRLTWGSLAQFDILDTRQYRSDQAFSDRPHAPGPESDDPARTLTGAEQESWLLDGWQKSTALWHVLPQQVCFSQRKFDLTEPARVSMDAWDGYRGSRGRVMAGAKAAGIDNLMVLTGDVHVGYAFDIKENFDDPASRTVGTEFTCTSVASGGNGTAKPAEWDTYMKANPHMKYFDGRRGYVRVEMDRELSQVDFRTVPAITTPGGGISTTASFVTEVGAPGLKSA, encoded by the coding sequence ATGGCGCTGACGGGCCGTCAAAGACCACCGTCCGAGCATGCCTTCTCCCCGCACGACGCCGTCCTGCGCAGCGCGGCGCCGCATGTCGCCCGCCGTCGCTTCCTGACCGTCACCGCGGCCGCCGCGATGCTCGCCTTCAGCACCAACCGCCCGGCGCGCGGCGCCACCGCCACCCGTGAACTCCCCGCGGCCCGGATCACCGACGACCCGTTCACCCTCGGCGTGGCCTCCGGGGACCCGCTGCCGGACTCGGTGCTGCTGTGGACCCGGCTCGCGCCCCAGCCGTTCGCGGAGGACGGCGGCCTCGGCCAGGAGCGGGTCGAGGTGTCCTGGGAAGTGGCCCTGGACGAGTGGTTCGTCATCGTGGAGCAGGAGGGCACGGCCACGGCCCATCCGGAGTACGCCCACAGCGTGCACGTCGACGTCAAGGGCCTGCGCTCGGACAGCGAGTACTACTACCGGTTCCGGGTGGGCACATGGATCAGCCCCGTGGGCCGCACCCGCACCGCCCCGGCGCCGGGCAGTGACACCGACAGCCTGCGGCTGGCCGCCGTGGCCTGCCAGGCCTACCAGGACGGCTACTACACCGCCCACCGGCATCTGGCGCAGGAAGACGTCGACGTGGTCTTCTTCCTCGGCGACTACCTGTACGAGTACGCCGTGGACTCCGCCGGCGGGGCCCGCCGCTACACCGACCGCAAGCTGCCCGACGTGTTCAACCGCGAGGCGACCACGCTCGCGGACTACCGGCTGCGCTACTCGCTCTACAAGAGCGACGCCGACCTCCAGGCCGCGCACGCCCAGCACCCGTTCGTCGTCACCTGGGACGACCACGAGACGGAGAACAACTACGCGGGCGCCTACGACGAGAAGGGCAGCGCCCCGGAGGACTTCCTGGTGCGGCGGGCCGCGGCCTACCGGGCGTACTGGGAGAACCAGCCGCTGCGCGCCGAGCAGCTGCCCAACGGGCCCGACGCCCGGCTCTACCGCCGGCTGACCTGGGGTTCGCTCGCCCAGTTCGACATCCTCGACACCCGCCAGTACCGCTCCGACCAGGCCTTCAGCGACCGGCCGCACGCGCCGGGCCCCGAGTCGGACGATCCGGCCCGCACCCTCACCGGTGCCGAGCAGGAGAGCTGGCTGCTGGACGGCTGGCAGAAGTCGACCGCGCTGTGGCACGTGCTGCCCCAGCAGGTGTGCTTCTCCCAGCGCAAGTTCGACCTGACCGAACCGGCCCGGGTCTCCATGGACGCCTGGGACGGCTACCGGGGCTCCCGCGGCCGGGTCATGGCGGGCGCGAAGGCCGCCGGCATCGACAACTTGATGGTCCTCACCGGTGACGTCCACGTCGGATACGCCTTCGACATCAAGGAGAACTTCGACGACCCGGCCTCCAGGACGGTCGGCACGGAGTTCACCTGCACCTCCGTCGCCAGTGGCGGGAACGGCACCGCGAAGCCCGCCGAGTGGGACACCTACATGAAGGCCAACCCCCACATGAAGTACTTCGACGGCCGGCGCGGATACGTCCGCGTCGAGATGGACCGCGAGCTCTCGCAGGTCGACTTCCGGACCGTCCCGGCCATCACGACGCCCGGCGGCGGCATCTCGACGACCGCGTCCTTCGTCACGGAGGTGGGTGCGCCCGGCCTGAAGTCCGCGTGA